The Trichoderma atroviride chromosome 5, complete sequence genome contains a region encoding:
- a CDS encoding uncharacterized protein (EggNog:ENOG41), whose product MSKKPPIRLTHQAYTIGWICALPIEGGAASFMLDEEHADLVNPGSDTNSYWLGAISGHNVAIACLPSGSYGNNSAATVAARMISTFPNIKVGLMVGIGGGIPSNVRLGDVVISQSKNGHNAVIQWDMGKTEEGGKFKRTGSLNNPPTAVMTALSKFQANSVRSRQKIKACLEGLKSREEAKAFLKSDSMKDPLDATLGAHDTMGIHYGLIASGNQVIKDAATRDRLNADYDGDLLCFEMEAAGLMNDFPCLVIRGICDYSDEHKNKVWQEYAAAVAAACAKTFLSVLPASEITGMKTIQDFVPTSFLQDVKKIFWGDKKEDATPPAVSEKILANEASEKMDDQALPTQADKPIAGDTGAPSKDTKPQQDSPTQSSQPIYSPSTSPQSSSQVHELESGMKTMNINRHQTPTPPARGNRGNDTEQEKDANTQLSQHELKQKRDSASELDSSPSSQGHEDYSHPLKSRPQAPQYRGDHSQTPLSQGGQSKGNHFERNDYGGEPQGQMGNNSERQPTHPESGNYSPGAPGLRNAPYQATRYLPPANDSNNNFPSQYIGNPQEQSGNNLERQPGGPGNDNYTLGTSGPQHPPYQTSPYQSPASSNSNNMPGSYNGSYGGNTKVQNGNNLGRQPTWSGNGNYSPQTPGPRDAAYQAPPYQSPTNKNTPGQNHGSYSGVLQDQNGLYPQTPPSTWSRNGSYTIGTPNPQDSHYQTPPYQSPVYNNNSQVSNQYTGNYTGNPHGQNGSNPQTPSTWPGNLGYTPATTGPQDNVYQTSPYQSSSYSGNASPPGQYYGNGTALAPTVSYDYPQNSPAQTPGYSSNHYQNGFEAGHGNYHDGYSGNNGASVGGNGGPYDASPRQNDAQTRQALFQAVESGNALFVEQLLRNGADPDMRDSSGSTPLWRAAQTGHLAIVQLLLQYPVDDSTLLLAVEAGTCGGRRRDDLVGLLISHGALGAITGSDGHSGNRNDQELAWWRHTLVGEWAGSYNYQPASSAEPMGFRVGQVFREAPSVLRKGLILFSGGGEDTVAPFVVYGQVLPGRSVRFVKLYPEFGWTYQGRIVGDEGGGWCLQGQWGKQFSGPPGGHFMLKSWSRNLQTLY is encoded by the exons ATGAGCAAGAAGCCTCCGATTCGTCTAACCCACCAGGCATACACTATTGGATGGATATGTGCATTGCCAATAGAAGGCGGGGCGGCAAGTTTCAtgctggacgaggagcaCGCTGACCTTGTAAATCCGGGAAGCGACACAAACTCATATTGGCTTGGAGCTATTAGCGGTCATAACGTTGCCATCGCTTGTTTACCATCCGGCAGTTATGGCAATAACAGTGCCGCGACAGTCGCAGCCCGGATGATTTCTACCTTTCCCAACATCAAAGTTGGCTTAATGGTAGGGATTGGAGGCGGCATCCCCTCAAATGTTCGACTCGGTGATGTGGTCATCAGTCAGTCCAAGAATGGACATAATGCAGTTATCCAGTGGGATATGGGGAAGACTGAGGAAGGCGGCAAGTTCAAGCGAACGGGCTCTCTGAACAATCCGCCAACCGCAGTGATGACAGCGCTGAGCAAGTTTCAGGCTAATTCAGTACGCTCTCGCCAGAAGATTAAAGCATGTCTGGAGGGACTGAAAAGTCGTGAGGAGGCAAAAGCCTTTCTCAAGTCTGATTCAATGAAAGATCCGCTGGATGCCACTCTGGGTGCCCACGATACCATGGGGATACATTACGGTCTGATTGCATCGGGAAATCAAGTGATTAAAGATGCCGCAACTCGAGATAGACTCAACGCGGACTATGATGGAGATTTGCTTTGCTtcgagatggaagcagcGGGATTGATGAATGACTTCCCATGTCTCGTCATCCGGGGCATTTGCGACTATTCAGATGAGCATAAGAACAAGGTCTGGCAAGAGTACGCGGCGGCTGTAGCTGCAGCATGTGCAAAGACATTCCTCTCCGTTCTCCCTGCGAGCGAAATTACAGGGATGAAAACGATCCAAG ATTTTGTTCCAACAAGCTTTTTGCAGGATGTCAAAAAGATCTTCTGGGGcgacaagaaagaagacgccaCTCCGCCAG CTGTTTCTGAGAAGATTCTGGCAAATGAGGCGAGCGAAAAGATGGATGACCAGGCGTTGCCAACCCAAGCAGACAAGCCTATAGCTGGTGACACTGGGGCTCCGTCCAAAGACACGAAGCCTCAGCAAGATTCTCCAACACAGTCATCACAGCCGATTTATTCACCATCGACATCACCACAGTCATCCTCCCAGGTGCACGAACTTGAATCTGGAATGAAGACAATGAACATCAACCGCCATCAGACACCGACGCCTCCAGCAAGAGGAAATAGAGGCAATGATACTGAGCAGGAGAAAGATGCGAATACACAGCTATCTCAGCATGagttgaagcaaaaaagggatAGTGCCTCTGAACTCGACAGCAGTCCCTCATctcaaggccatgaagaCTATAGCCATCCCCTCAAATCACGGCCTCAAGCGCCACAGTACAGGGGTGATCATTCTCAGACGCCACTTTCACAAGGAGGACAGTCCAAGGGCAACCATTTTGAACGAAACGACTATGGAGGCGAACCCCAAGGCCAAATGGGTAACAATTCTGAGAGACAGCCTACACATCCTGAGAGCGGTAACTACAGCCCTGGAGCTCCCGGCCTACGAAATGCTCCTTACCAGGCAACCCGATATCTACCACCAGCCAAtgacagcaacaacaatTTTCCCAGTCAGTATATTGGCAACCCTCAAGAACAAAGCGGTAATAATCTTGAGAGACAACCTGGAGGGCCTGGAAACGATAATTACACTCTTGGGACTTCCGGCCCACAACATCCTCCTTATCAAACATCCCCATACCAATCACCAGCCAGCAGTAATAGCAACAATATGCCCGGCTCATATAACGGCAGTTATGGTGGCAATACTAAAGTTCAAAACGGTAACAATCTTGGGAGACAACCTACCTGGTCTGGGAACGGTAATTACAGTCCTCAAACACCTGGCCCACGAGATGCTGCTTACCAGGCGCCCCCATACCAATCACCAACCAACAAGAACACGCCTGGTCAGAATCATGGCAGTTATAGTGGCGTTCTCCAGGATCAAAACGGGTTATATCCTCAGACACCGCCGTCTACATGGTCCAGAAATGGTAGCTATACTATTGGGACCCCTAACCCACAAGATAGCCATTACCAGACGCCTCCATATCAATCGCCAGTCTACAATAATAATAGCCAAGTGTCCAATCAGTATACTGGAAACTATACTGGCAATCCCCATGGCCAAAACGGTAGCAATCCCCAGACACCGTCCACGTGGCCTGGGAACCTTGGCTATACCCCTGCGACTACTGGCCCACAAGATAATGTTTACCAGACGTCCCCATATCAGTCATCAAGTTACAGCGGTAATGCCAGTCCGCCAGGTCAGTACTATGGAAATGGTACCGCACTTGCACCAACAGTCTCCTACGACTACCCGCAGAATTCGCCTGCTCAAACCCCGGGGTACAGCAGTAATCACTATCAGAATGGCTTCGAGGCGGGACATGGCAATTATCACGATGGCTACAGCGGAAACAACGGCGCCTCAGTGGGAGGAAACGGAGGACCGTATGATGCTAGCCCCAGGCAAAACGACGCGCAGACCAGGCAAGCTCTGTTCCAAGCAGTTGAGTCTGGGAATGCACTTTTTGTTGAGCAACTTCTGAGAAACGGCGCTGACCCGGATATGAGAGACTCATCCGGATCTACGCCGCTGTGGAGAGCCGCGCAGACTGGACATTTGGCTATTGTTCAGCTACTTCTCCAGTACCCTGTTGATGACAGCACCCTGCTGTTGGCCGTTGAGGCTGGCACCTGTGGTGGCAGGAGACGCGATGACTTGGTCGGGTTGCTCATCTCGCACGGGGCTCTCGGCGCCATTACCGGCTCTGACGGGCACAGCGGCAACCGCAATGACCAGGAACTCGCCTGGTGGAGGCACACACTCGTGGGGGAGTGGGCAGGGAGCTACAACTATCAGCCGGCTTCGAGCGCGGAGCCCATGGGATTCCGCGTCGGTCAGGTCTTCAGGGAGGCTCCCAGCGTGCTGAGGAAGGGCCTCATCTTGTTCTCCGGCGGCGGTGAGGATACCGTTGCCCCGTTTGTCGTCTATGGCCAGGTGCTGCCCGGAAGAAGTGTCCGATTCGTGAAGCTGTATCCCGAGTTTGGGTGGACGTATCAGGGCAGGATCGTGGGAGACGAAGGCGGTGGGTGGTGTCTGCAAGGCCAATGGGGGAAGCAATTCAGCGGACCGCCTGGCGGGCACTTTATGTTAAAATCGTGGTCCAGAAATCTGCAAACGTTGTACTAA
- a CDS encoding uncharacterized protein (TransMembrane:4 (i38-56o62-82i94-115o142-162i)): protein MTLKYHTQMSDELSMHLLTTPMVYRLLTFKSSPQRTKVVAVLLTILFTVVMVTHMAMDEFLLHAATFGLAVYVIATRTLKLISQQVPDEHIRKNLRNIALFGCFNFAFGYFVWLLDGWLCSPLTWMKHSAGLPLAFSLELHGWWHIFTCIGGYVGVALVDALTSGQVREDPIHHLAWPIPSVARLLAGANAAPSRNRFAHQKLNLPQSSLEET from the exons ATGACCTTGAAATATCACACTCAAATGT CGGATGAATTGTCCATGCATCTTTTGACGACACCAATGGTGTATCGCCTCTTGACGTTCAAGAGCAGCCCGCAGCGTACCAAGGTTGTGGCCGTGCTTCTTACCATCCTTTTTACAGTGGTCATGGTCACTCACATGGCCATGGACGAATTCCTCCTTCATGCAGCGACTTTTGGTCTTGCCGTCTATGTAATCGCAACTCGAACGCTAAAGCTTATATCTCAACAAGTGCCAGATGAGCACATTAGAAAAAATCTTCGGAATATTGCACTGTTTGGCTGCT TCAATTTCGCCTTTGGGTACTTCGTATGGCTATTGGATGGCTGGCTATGCTCGCCGCTGACTTGGATGAAGCATTCAGCTGGCCTTCCTCTGGCTTTTTCCCTCGAGTTACATGGATG GTGGCACATCTTTACTTGTATCGGGGGCTATGTTGGCGTGGCTCTCGTCGACGCATTAACATCAGGCCAAGTCCGTGAGGACCCGATTCATCATCTTGCCTGGCCTATCCCATCTGTGGCGAGATTATTGGCAGGTGCAAACGCAGCACCAAGCAGGAATAGGTTTGCCCATCAGAAACTAAATTTACCACAAAGCTCTTTGGAGGAGACATGA
- a CDS encoding uncharacterized protein (TransMembrane:1 (o534-552i)) — MKDLLSRINITGIDTGRYIDNLTSNGGTGLPRVAIAISGGGYRALMNGAGALAAFDNRSTDATQTGHLGGLLQSATYLSGLSGGSWLVGSLYVQNFTSVESIVLSTSGFLSTLWRFDHSIFDGPADLNIVRYYTQLFDAVNDKKKAGFNTSITDYWGRALSYQLVDPSDGGPAVTFSSIANDTEFRTAQAPMPLIVAVERTTGQVQIAANSTVFEFNPWEMGSYDTGLEAFAPLQFVGSNFTNGTIARNGVCIAGVDNAGFVMGTSSSLFNQALLQIGQVQGVPDFLLNAINDTLTDIGDDNRDIAAWPNPFFGYNPSVNLNANETQLTLVDGGEDLQNIPLHPLILPQRRVDVIFAVDGSADTATLWPNGTAMVATFNRSEATTSSADDNRFPDIPDQNTFVNLGLNNRPTFFGCSNRSSGPLIVYLPNAPLSFHSNVSTFDLKYTIEERNQIIQNGYNMATRGNGSVDANWPACVGCAILSRSFNRTRTAVPAICRDCFTRYCWNGTTNDTLPNTYEPAQILQGATEQSSSSAGRASGTLLLAVIALLLAI, encoded by the exons ATGAAGGATCTGCTCAGTCGTATTAATATTACCGGTATCGACACTGGGAGATACATCGATAACCTCACTAGTAATGGCGGCACGGGCCTTCCACGAGTTGCCATTGCTATTTCTGGAGGAGGCTATCGAGCTCTCATGAACGGCGCCGGGGCCCTCGCGGCATTTGACAATAGATCAACAGACGCGACTCAAACTGGCCATCTCGGAGGTCTTTTGCAGTCAGCGACGTATCTCAGTGGCTTGTCTGGTGGAAGCTGGCTCGTTGGCAGCCTTTACGTGCAGAATTTTACCTCTGTTGAATCTATAGTGCTCTCTACCAGTGGATTTCTCAGTACCCTCTGGCGGTTCGACCATTCCATTTTTGACG GGCCCGCGGACCTCAATATCGTAAGGTATTATACTCAGCTCTTTGACGCTGTCAacgacaaaaagaaggctgGCTTCAATACGTCAATTACCGATTACTGGGGCAGAGCTTTATCCTATCAGCTTGTTGATCCTTCCGACGGAGGGCCTG CGGTTACGTTTTCATCCATCGCAAATGACACCGAGTTTCGAACAGCTCAAGCCCCAATGCCTTTAATTGTGGCTGTCGAAAGAACCACGGGACAGGTCCAAATCGCTGCCAACTCAACAGTCTTTGAGTTTAACCCCTGGGAGATGGGGTCGTACGACACCGGACTCGAGGCATTTGCGCCGCTTCAGTTTGTGGGCTCCAACTTTACTAACGGCACCATTGCCAGAAATGGAGTTTGTATCGCTGGAGTTGATAACGCAGGCTTCGTCATGGGCACATCGTCCTCTTTGTTCAACCAGGCGCTCTTGCAAATTGGACAGGTTCAAGGCGTACCAGACTTCTtgctcaacgccatcaacgATACGCTAACAGACATTGGCGACGATAACAGAGATATCGCCGCCTGGCCAAATCCATTCTTTGGATACAATCCCAGTGTAAATCTGAACGCGAACGAGACACAGCTGACTCTTGTGGACGGCGGTGAAGACTTACAGAACATACCTCTACATCCGCTAATCCTACCGCAGCGAAGGGTTGACGTGATATTTGCGGTTGATGGCTCTGCTGACACGGCAACCTTATGGCCAAACGGCACGGCCATGGTGGCCACTTTTAATAGATCGGAAGCCACAACCTCCTCAGCTGACGACAACCGCTTCCCAGATATTCCGGACCAAAATACCTTTGTCAATCTGGGCTTGAATAACCGGCCTACCTTTTTCGGCTGCAGCAACCGCAGTTCGGGTCCTCTCATCGTCTATCTGCCTAATGCTCCCCTCTCATTTCACTCCAACGTCTCAACGTTCGATCTAAAGTATACCATCGAGGAACGCAACCAGATCATTCAGAATGGGTACAACATGGCGACCAGAGGCAATGGCTCGGTGGATGCGAACTGGCCGGCATGCGTCGGTTGCGCCATTCTGTCGCGAAGCTTCAATCGAACCAGGACAGCCGTTCCTGCAATATGCAGAGACTGCTTCACGCGATATTGCTGGAATGGTACGACGAACGACACCTTGCCGAATACGTATGAGCCCGCGCAGATTCTGCAGGGTGCTACGGAGcagtcgtcttcttcggctgGTCGGGCGAGTGGGAcgctgctgttggctgttATTGCGCTGTTACTGGCGATCTGA
- a CDS encoding uncharacterized protein (EggNog:ENOG41~SECRETED:SignalP(1-18)) has protein sequence MKFSISAISLALAVTASAVPIEEEQHAERSTITGSGPGSIFQFGSASNCRTIFWNSGACGLSTFFPNQVSASMPLVALPSRIFEAHGSSDQDNPLCAKVITMTHNGVTRQAVISDENTSDEQSIDMCLDLWQAFGGHDGDGTLIENISWSIAA, from the coding sequence ATGAAGTTCTCAATCTCCGCCATCAGCCTTGCTCTGGCCGTCACTGCCTCTGCAGTCCCcatcgaagaagagcaacacgCCGAGCGATCCACCATCACTGGCTCCGGCCCAGGCTCAATCTTCCAGTTCGGATCGGCTTCCAACTGCCGAACCATCTTCTGGAACTCAGGCGCCTGCGGTCTCAGCACATTCTTTCCCAACCAGGTCTCCGCCAGCATGCCTCTAGTTGCGCTTCCTTCTCGCATCTTTGAGGCACATGGCTCTTCGGACCAGGACAACCCCCTGTGTGCCAAAGTTATTACCATGACGCACAACGGCGTTACTCGACAGGCTGTCATTTCGGATGAGAACACCAGTGACGAGCAGTCTATTGATATGTGCTTGGACTTGTGGCAGGCGTTTGGTGGtcacgatggcgatggcacTCTTATCGAGAACATTTCTTGGTCTATTGCCGCATAA
- a CDS encoding uncharacterized protein (EggNog:ENOG41) — protein sequence MAQTNLPSYYARGHSDYTIATHLRRKAESDAAFLLPYIKPTDHILDVGCGPGTITTSFLKYASEGTIVGIDISKDVLQKAKTLAAEANIPTQGPGSVVFEEGNVVDGLAYPDNTFDVVFASQVIGHMPAPDTPLKALTEMRRVLKPGGILATRDGMNHHFYPQSLNLDHLWGENQFRASRKGAPETDSTSAMMPNLLRKAGFDTDAGKVRVGAGASVHSEAEARKRMLWRAKGQLQKGDPFYQSWVDAGISEDEIQQTLDAVEKWAEAEDAWLVIVQSEMLAWK from the coding sequence ATGGCGCAAACCAATCTACCAAGTTACTACGCCCGGGGCCACTCCGACTACACCATCGCAACGCATCTAAGGCGCAAGGCTGAGTCAGATGCCGCCTTCCTGCTGCCTTACATTAAACCGACAGACCATATCCTCGATGTCGGCTGCGGGCccggcaccatcaccacgAGCTTCCTTAAATATGCCAGCGAGGGTACTATAGTCGGCATTGACATCTCTAAAGATGtgctgcaaaaggcaaagacacTGGCGGCCGAAGCAAATATTCCCACTCAGGGACCCGGCTCTGTGGTATTCGAAGAAGGCAATGTCGTAGATGGGCTCGCCTATCCCGATAACACGTTTGACGTCGTCTTTGCTTCACAGGTCATCGGGCACATGCCAGCGCCAGACACTCCCCTCAAAGCGTTGACCGAGATGCGGCGTGTCCTGAAGCCgggcggcatcttggccacgCGCGACGGCATGAACCACCACTTTTACCCACAGAGCCTCAATCTCGATCACCTCTGGGGAGAAAACCAATTTCGGGCATCGCGAAAGGGCGCGCCTGAAACCGATTCGACATCAGCAATGATGCCCAACCTTTTGCGTAAAGCCGGCTTCGACACCGACGCTGGCAAAGTCCGTGTTGGCGCGGGAGCTTCTGTGCACTCGGAAGCGGAAGCTCGCAAACGGATGCTCTGGCGTGCCAAAGGCCAACTGCAAAAAGGAGACCCTTTCTACCAGAGCTGGGTGGATGCAGGAATTAGTGAAGACGAGATTCAGCAGACGCTAGATGCCGTCGAGAAGtgggctgaggctgaggacGCCTGGCTTGTTATTGTGCAGAGCGAGATGCTCGCTTGGAAGTAG
- a CDS encoding uncharacterized protein (EggNog:ENOG41): MTSQSRYSCVTCARRKVKCDKLSPCSACSKSQVACIYRDPVPSQRYRKRVTQRDLLSKIQELETILHSNRIPFEALDNSWISSRWEERLAQSPQTQARFIETAATTEVSLQAQFAANLDQTNDSLLDGQAAAARLWSELPEVLKNPPILQLKQPDEEAGNRSTHNDTDLSEPSLLLPTHISTTGGQLELHPDPKHVFKLWQMFADNVNPLIKIIHAPTLQEKIFEAAWAPNSTARPLEATMFAVYALAVASMKPASCIDLFGEDKQVLVNRYRKGALQALSGTDLLSTRDMEVLQALTLVLMIDPQSELSITAAALAMRIAHKMGLHHADKDSHMPFFEQEMQVRLWWCIRGFNSRARRGMGLLSTVDDLGDVRLPMNVNDADLHPLMEKPPAVQHTAATEMAYCLMKYDLWNYVRKSSRFSSDPNPREKAAQLAASTSVENMTVKRMMLSNVTHMLQERYLAYLDQSIPLHRLSIALAGLTVHNQRFSMFHPRHQPGGGRNMSQADQDFVFESSVRLLELNHDVRHTNFSINLVDHMVCRTPVDALVYMVSELRQRMSGCLVDTAWTLLEELFDEQFAIPPGEHKFYAALVDLILQAWAARRRTLDHRQDIAPKFIERLQAVSGAADDTQDPASDTENLQVGLIGDLMHDESLDWTYWNDLLQL, translated from the exons ATGACGTCTCAAAGCCGGTATTCATGCGTAACCTGTGCCCGGCGCAAAGTCAAATGCGACAAGCTGAGCCCGTGCTCGGCCTGCTCCAAGTCACAAGTCGCGTGTATTTATCGAGACCCAGTGCCGTCGCAGAGATACCGAAAGCGCGTGACTCAGCGTGATCTCCTGtccaagatccaggagcTCGAAACCATCCTTCATAGCAATAGGATTCCATTTGAAGCGCTGGATAACTCATGGATTAGCTCACGGTGGGAAGAACGGCTTGCCCAGAGCCCTCAGACCCAGGCACGCTTCATTGAGACTGCAGCGACGACTGAGGTATCTCTACAGGCGCAATTCGCGGCAAACCTGGACCAAACCAACGACAGTTTGCTTGATGGacaggctgctgcagcacgtCTTTGGTCAGAGTTGCCTGAAGTT TTGAAAAACCCTCCAATCTTGCAACTCAAACAACCAGATGAGGAGGCAGGGAATAGGTCCACCCACAACGATACAGACCTGAGCGAGCCCTCTCTATTACTTCCTACTCATATCTCTACAACTGGAGGGCAACTAGAATTACATCCTGATCCGAAGCACGTTTTCAAGCTTTGGCAGATGTTCGCGGATAACGTCAACCCTTTGATCAAAATTATACACGCGCCTACTCTTCAAGAGAAGATTTTCGAGGCAGCATGGGCTCCAAATTCGACTGCAAGGCCGCTCGAGGCTACCATGTTTGCAGTATACGCGCTAGCTGTAGCTTCAATGAAGCCTGCTAGCTGTATCGATCTATTTGGAGAAGATAAGCAAGTGCTTGTGAATAGATACCGCAAAGGAGCGTTACAAGCTCTATCTGGCACTGATCTACTCTCAACGAGAGACATGGAGGTACTGCAGGCTTTGACTCTTGTTCTT ATGATTGATCCCCAGTCAGAGCTCTCAATCACAGCAGCTGCGCTAGCTATGCGTATTGCCCACAAAATGGGATTGCATCATGCCGACAAAGACTCTCATATGCCGTTCTTTGAGCAAGAGATGCAAGTACGTCTATGGTGGTGTATTCGCGGCTTCAACTCACGCGCCCGTCGAGGCATGGGGTTGTTATCGACTGTTGATGACCTGGGCGACGTGCGTCTTCCGATGAATGTCAACGACGCAGATCTTCACCCGCTCATGGAGAAACCCCCAGCAGTTCAGCATACCGCCGCCACAGAGATGGCTTATTGTTTGATGAAATACGACCTCTGGAACTATGTTCGGAAGTCCTCCAGATTCTCTAGTGATCCCAAcccaagagaaaaagccgCTCAGCTAGCCGCCTCGACGAGTGTTGAAAACATGACAGTGAAAAGAATGATGCTTAGCAACGTAACTCACATGCTCCAGGAAAGGTATCTTGCGTATCTTGACCAGAGTATACCACTGCATCGGCTCTCGATCGCCTTGGCGGGGCTTACCGTCCACAATCAGCGCTTCTCAATGttccatcctcgccatcaaccTGGAGGTGGCAGAAACATGTCTCAAGCCGACCAGGACTTTGTTTTCGAAAGCAGTGTCCGGTTGCTGGAGTTGAATCATGACGTGCGCCACACAAACTTCTCGATAAACTTGGTGGACCATATGGTATGCAGAACACCGGTTGATGCTCTGGTGTACATGGTTAGTGAGCTGCGACAACGTATGAGTGGCTGCCTCGTCGATACTGCGTGGACGTTGCTGGAGGAACTGTTTGACGAACAGTTTGCAATTCCACCGGGAGAGCATAAATTCTACGCCGCGCTGGTGGATTTGATACTACAGGCATGGGCGGCACGCCGGCGTACACTAGATCATAGACAGGATATCGCTCCCAAATTTATCGAAAGGCTGCAGGCAGTAAGTGGCGCTGCCGATGATACACAAGACCCAGCATCAGATACGGAAAATCTGCAGGTTGGACTGATAGGCGATCTGATGCACGACGAATCTCTAGACTGGACTTACTGGAATGATCTGCTCCAACTATGA
- a CDS encoding uncharacterized protein (EggNog:ENOG41~antiSMASH:Cluster_5.4) has protein sequence MAIPKFDRPQTVHLGEPSYVPDPDRDSGIVKSMLLKLGPLEQWSVSSDTGAKRFNAYATFLYESSARDAVSTLKDTPLSFNETTKLSVALVASAQFKIQAKVYNAVSPQIDELKTVWMRQRIGVSEILLKYPFRMLKLECEDHKLMVQAKTALEKVVSGQIVKMDGKDFRFGNFRQNGTGLKHIKLIEDSFKVVIIPDMRKSQFRVFGPEEYSQSTLDKITTMLQDCTPEGHVIELNSADFRWVLRGGLRLLKSRLGEGKVYVKISTSKTRRLFIRGSKEDYNNAVAIIASKQTMASGKGSISEMECPSCLCELEDPIRMSCGHIYCSDCFIQMCEAEKTATKEFRIRCVKATDARGSICQKPFSLSEIQEHLPVEAFEAVLEKSFESYISRHPGDFTYCQTPDCNQVYRNSPPGPERPDTFTCKQCLVSICTFCHTSHPGKPCDEAKRIAKRIGKSILSDETKKALGIKSCPNCSMLMEKRDGCNHMTCKCGAHVCWVCLMSFNDGEACYTHMTKAHGGY, from the coding sequence ATGGCTATTCCGAAGTTTGATAGACCTCAAACTGTCCATCTTGGAGAACCAAGCTATGTCCCTGATCCAGACCGCGACTCGGGTATTGTCAAATCCATGCTGCTAAAACTTGGTCCCCTGGAACAATGGAGTGTATCTTCTGATACCGGAGCGAAGCGCTTCAACGCATATGCCACTTTTCTCTACGAATCATCCGCAAGAGACGCCGTGTCCACCCTAAAAGACACACCACTGTCGTTCAATGAGACGACAAAGCTGTCGGTGGCACTTGTCGCATCTGCCCAGTTCAAAATACAAGCCAAGGTTTACAATGCTGTAAGTCCGCAAATAGACGAACTGAAAACAGTCTGGATGAGGCAGCGTATTGGCGTTTCCGAAATTCTGCTCAAGTATCCATTTCGCATGTTGAAATTAGAATGCGAAGACCATAAATTAATGGTGCAAGCTAAAACAGCTTTGGAGAAAGTTGTCAGCGGACAGATTGTTAAGATGGATGGAAAAGACTTTCGATTCGGAAACTTTCGACAAAACGGCACAGGGTTGAAACACATCAAGTTGATAGAGGACTCGTTCAAAGTAGTCATCATCCCCGATATGCGCAAGTCTCAGTTCCGAGTTTTTGGACCAGAAGAATATTCACAGTCAACTTTGGATAAAATTACGACAATGCTGCAGGACTGCACGCCTGAGGGCCATGTTATTGAGCTCAATAGCGCTGATTTCCGCTGGGTATTAAGGGGCGGCCTTAGGCTTCTCAAATCGCGGCTAGGTGAAGGAAAAGTATACGTCAAGATCTCTACGTCAAAAACCAGACGTCTTTTCATCAGAGGGTCGAAGGAAGACTATAATAACGCCGTGGCAATCATCGCCAGCAAGCAGACCATGGCTTCTGGAAAAGGCTCGATCTCTGAGATGGAATGCCCGTCCTGCTTGTGCGAACTCGAAGACCCGATCCGCATGTCTTGCGGTCACATCTATTGCAGCGACTGTTTTATCCAAATGTGTGAAGcggagaagacggcgacgaagGAGTTTCGTATCCGTTGCGTGAAAGCCACTGATGCCAGGGGATCAATCTGCCAAAAGCCCTTCTCGCTTTCAGAAATCCAAGAGCATCTTCCCGTTGAGGCGTTTGAGGCGGTTCTCGAGAAATCCTTCGAGTCCTATATCAGTCGCCATCCTGGTGATTTTACATACTGCCAAACACCCGACTGCAACCAAGTCTACCGGAATTCACCTCCTGGCCCTGAGCGCCCCGATACATTTACATGCAAGCAATGTCTGGTGTCCATTTGCACATTTTGCCACACCTCGCACCCTGGCAAGCCGTGTGACGAGGCCAAAAGAATTGCCAAACGAATTGGCAAGAGCATTCTGAGTGATGAGACGAAAAAAGCACTTGGTATTAAATCTTGCCCTAATTGCTCAATGTTGATGGAAAAAAGGGACGGGTGTAACCATATGACTTGCAAATGCGGCGCGCATGTTTGCTGGGTGTGTCTCATGTCCTTTAACGATGGTGAGGCATGCTACACTCATATGACCAAGGCGCATGGTGGATATTAG
- a CDS encoding uncharacterized protein (antiSMASH:Cluster_5.4), translated as MAQVNISQEAKSKHGNVLQNRVFGMDHIHLLSAVKPWWVPVVDRPLGRSLEPVAGGFRIQFILRAGPSIA; from the coding sequence ATGGCGCAGGTCAACATCAGCCAAGAGGCCAAAAGCAAACATGGCAACGTTCTCCAAAATCGAGTATTTGGCATGGACcacatccatctcctcagTGCTGTCAAGCCATGGTGGGTTCCCGTTGTCGACCGCCCGCTGGGCCGTTCCTTAGAGCCGGTAGCTGGAGGTTTCCGCATCCAGTTCATCCTCCGAGCAGGCCCATCCATAGCTTAG